A window of the Corallococcus exiguus genome harbors these coding sequences:
- a CDS encoding DUF6229 family protein, protein MTKKPSFQDVVEGWLAGNEESQGMTNPAGPLFVGGERTEQALTESNLVADTGCSSCTASIDVHCC, encoded by the coding sequence ATGACGAAGAAGCCCAGTTTCCAGGATGTGGTGGAGGGCTGGCTGGCCGGCAATGAGGAGTCCCAAGGCATGACCAACCCCGCGGGACCGCTCTTCGTGGGAGGTGAGCGCACCGAACAGGCGCTCACCGAGTCCAACCTGGTGGCGGACACGGGCTGCAGCAGCTGCACCGCGTCCATCGACGTCCACTGTTGTTGA
- a CDS encoding metallophosphoesterase → MRTLILSDLHLGNGGPYDIFAGAVELPALFDSFTRTPTHVVLNGDSFDFLLNDDPLAVDPKRTLEQARALVTSAATAPALKALGRVLAAGGRATMVVGNHDLELALPDVQEVIRSALGQPKDIASRLEFRDGTAPLQLEVGGSRVLVTHGEHTDVANRIDYDSLLSSERANRFRYPPGSVLVKTLLNPLKHQHRMRYMDLLKPDFEGAVMVALGVKPDALRVLFNAGTLTLIRRLLDNRGLAPAFALEPMDAVGGSDADVHLARSLARVDLKDDEVDALLSVLDPEKLNAFDNPEALGRARLKLAKAGFAFYARLHRAVAGRTGTDYFALEPGKDELAETARLGKKYNPQAVVMGHTHAARWHEGNGPLYANTGTWISLLRLPAPEASDEEWGEYLAELQVNPSLDPAKQKHAKLEQRFTFVEVEPHASARGATLRLSQWTEQGPKTLRSAELPAGS, encoded by the coding sequence ATGCGAACGCTCATTCTCAGCGACCTCCACCTCGGCAACGGTGGCCCCTACGACATCTTCGCGGGTGCCGTCGAGCTGCCCGCCCTCTTCGACTCCTTCACCCGCACGCCCACCCACGTCGTCCTCAACGGGGACAGCTTCGACTTCCTGCTCAACGACGACCCGTTGGCGGTGGACCCGAAGCGGACACTGGAGCAGGCCCGCGCGCTGGTGACGTCCGCGGCGACCGCGCCCGCGCTGAAGGCGCTCGGGCGGGTGCTGGCCGCGGGGGGCCGGGCGACGATGGTGGTGGGCAACCACGACCTGGAGCTGGCGCTTCCGGACGTCCAGGAGGTGATCCGCTCCGCGCTGGGCCAGCCCAAGGACATCGCTTCGCGGCTGGAGTTCCGGGACGGCACTGCCCCCCTGCAACTGGAGGTCGGCGGTTCGCGCGTGCTGGTGACGCACGGCGAGCACACCGACGTGGCGAACCGCATCGACTACGACTCGCTCCTATCGTCGGAGCGAGCGAACCGCTTCCGCTATCCGCCGGGCTCCGTGCTGGTGAAGACGCTGCTCAACCCGCTCAAGCACCAGCACCGCATGCGGTACATGGACCTGCTCAAGCCGGACTTCGAGGGCGCGGTGATGGTGGCGCTCGGCGTGAAGCCCGACGCGCTCCGGGTCCTCTTCAACGCGGGGACGCTCACGCTCATCCGGCGCCTGCTGGACAACCGGGGCCTCGCGCCGGCCTTCGCGCTCGAACCGATGGACGCGGTGGGCGGGTCGGACGCGGACGTGCACCTGGCGCGCAGCCTGGCGCGAGTGGACCTGAAGGACGACGAGGTGGACGCCCTGCTGTCGGTGCTCGACCCGGAGAAGCTCAACGCCTTCGACAACCCGGAGGCCCTGGGCCGTGCCCGGCTGAAGCTGGCCAAGGCGGGGTTCGCGTTCTACGCACGCCTGCACCGCGCGGTCGCTGGCAGGACCGGCACGGACTACTTCGCCCTGGAGCCCGGCAAGGACGAGCTCGCGGAGACCGCGCGGCTGGGCAAGAAGTACAACCCGCAGGCGGTGGTGATGGGCCACACGCACGCGGCCCGCTGGCACGAGGGCAACGGCCCCCTCTACGCCAACACCGGCACGTGGATCTCCCTCCTGCGGCTCCCCGCCCCGGAGGCCTCCGACGAGGAATGGGGCGAATACCTCGCGGAGCTCCAGGTCAATCCGTCGCTGGACCCGGCGAAACAGAAACACGCGAAGCTGGAGCAGCGCTTCACCTTCGTGGAGGTGGAGCCGCACGCCTCGGCGCGAGGCGCGACGCTGCGCCTGTCGCAGTGGACGGAGCAGGGCCCGAAGACACTGCGCAGCGCGGAGCTTCCGGCCGGGAGCTGA